A window of the Bacteroides thetaiotaomicron VPI-5482 genome harbors these coding sequences:
- a CDS encoding TolC family protein produces the protein MKKNKILFVLWALCFFVIRTNAQTPLSFEESLHLLNQGNQSLKIADKGIEIAKAERDKLNAFWYPTLQSTGAFVHMSEKIEVKQPLSQFTDPAKDFVHSIIPDDQIISAILDKIGANTLVFPLTPRNLTTVDLSAEWVLFSGGKRFRATNIGRTMVDLARENRAQTAASQQNLLAESYYGLRLAQQVVAVREETYKGLQKHYENALKLEAAGMIDKAGRLFAQVNMDEAKRALEAARKEETVVQSALKVLLNKKDTDENIVPTSPLFMNDSLPPKMLFDMSVNSGNYMLNQLQLQEHIAKQEVRIAQSGYLPNIALFGKQTLYSHGIQSNLLPRTMVGIGFTWNLFDGLDREKKIRQSKLTQQTLALGKMKARDDLAVGVDKLYTQLEKAQDNVKALNATIELSEELVRIRKKSFTEGMATSTEVIDAETMLANVKVARLAAYYEYDVALMNLLSLCGTPEQFVNYQPKP, from the coding sequence ATGAAAAAAAATAAGATACTTTTTGTACTATGGGCTTTGTGTTTTTTCGTCATTCGGACAAATGCACAGACACCGCTAAGTTTCGAAGAATCGTTGCACCTGCTTAATCAGGGAAATCAGAGTTTGAAGATAGCTGATAAAGGGATAGAGATTGCCAAGGCAGAACGTGACAAGCTCAATGCTTTTTGGTATCCTACCTTGCAGTCTACAGGTGCATTTGTGCATATGTCCGAGAAGATAGAAGTGAAGCAGCCACTGTCTCAGTTTACTGATCCGGCAAAAGACTTTGTACATTCCATTATTCCGGATGACCAGATAATCTCAGCTATTCTGGATAAAATAGGAGCCAATACTCTTGTCTTTCCACTAACTCCGAGAAACTTGACGACTGTTGATCTGTCAGCAGAATGGGTGCTCTTTTCCGGAGGAAAAAGATTTCGTGCAACAAATATTGGTCGGACAATGGTGGATCTGGCGCGAGAGAATCGTGCACAGACTGCTGCAAGCCAGCAAAACCTGTTGGCAGAAAGTTATTATGGTCTGCGACTGGCGCAACAGGTCGTAGCGGTACGTGAAGAAACTTATAAAGGTCTGCAAAAGCATTATGAAAATGCTTTGAAACTGGAAGCTGCCGGAATGATAGACAAAGCAGGACGACTGTTTGCCCAAGTGAATATGGATGAAGCAAAACGGGCATTGGAAGCTGCACGAAAGGAAGAAACAGTGGTGCAAAGTGCCTTGAAAGTTTTGTTGAATAAAAAAGATACGGATGAGAATATCGTTCCTACTTCTCCCCTTTTCATGAATGATTCGTTACCACCCAAAATGCTTTTTGATATGTCGGTCAATAGTGGAAACTATATGCTTAATCAACTGCAGCTGCAAGAACATATCGCCAAGCAGGAAGTACGGATTGCCCAAAGCGGATACTTGCCGAATATAGCCCTTTTTGGAAAACAGACCCTCTATTCGCATGGCATTCAAAGCAATTTACTGCCGCGTACCATGGTGGGAATCGGTTTTACATGGAATCTCTTTGACGGACTGGATCGGGAAAAGAAGATCCGGCAATCAAAGCTAACCCAGCAAACGTTGGCTTTAGGGAAGATGAAAGCACGCGATGATCTTGCTGTCGGAGTGGATAAACTCTATACACAATTGGAGAAAGCTCAGGATAACGTAAAAGCGCTGAATGCGACCATCGAACTGAGTGAAGAACTGGTACGTATCCGAAAGAAATCCTTTACTGAAGGGATGGCAACTTCTACCGAAGTGATTGATGCTGAAACTATGCTTGCCAACGTAA